A single region of the Ziziphus jujuba cultivar Dongzao chromosome 10, ASM3175591v1 genome encodes:
- the LOC107410248 gene encoding peroxidase N1: MEVAGTLSCKTIISVLFFFLASVANWVHCQAAGTRVGFYARSCPTAEAIIKSTVQTHFNSNPTIAPGLLRMHFHDCFVHGCDASILIDGPNTEKTAGPNLNLRGYEVINDAKSRLEAVCPGTVSCADILSLATRDAVVLTKGFSWQVPTGRRDGLISSASDTANLPGFRESIDLQKQKFVEKGLNTQDLVALVGGHTIGTTACRLFKYRLYNFTTTGNGADPTINPAFLPQLRALCPQNGDDAARVGLDTGSVGRFDTAFFENLRNGRGVLESDQKLWTDASTKTYVQKFLGVRGLLGLKFNVEFGRSMVKMSNIGVKTGTEGEIRRVCSAIN, encoded by the exons ATGGAAGTCGCTGGTACTTTGTCCTGCAAAACAATCATTTCAGTACTGTTCTTCTTCCTTGCCTCTGTTGCCAACTGGGTGCATTGCCAAGCTGCCGGCACACGAGTTGGTTTCTATGCTCGTTCATGCCCAACAGCTGAAGCAATCATTAAGTCCACAGTTCAAACCCACTTCAATTCCAACCCTACCATTGCTCCTGGCCTACTTAGGATGCATTTCCATGACTGCTTTGTCCATGGCTGCGATGCTTCCATTCTTATTGACGGTCCAAACACCGAAAAGACCGCCGGACCAAACCTCAATTTGAGAGGTTACGAAGTTATCAACGACGCCAAATCCCGGCTTGAAGCTGTATGCCCCGGTACCGTCTCGTGCGCTGATATTCTGTCTCTTGCTACACGTGATGCTGTCGTTCTG ACCAAGGGGTTTAGTTGGCAGGTACCAACCGGCAGAAGAGACGGCCTGATTTCATCGGCTTCGGATACAGCCAATTTGCCTGGCTTTAGAGAAAGTATTGATTTACAAAAGCAAAAGTTCGTAGAAAAAGGTCTAAACACACAAGATTTGGTCGCACTAGTTG GTGGACATACTATTGGTACTACAGCATGCCGATTGTTCAAATACAGACTCTACAACTTCACTACCACCGGCAATGGTGCCGATCCCACCATCAACCCTGCATTCCTTCCTCAGCTACGAGCACTCTGTCCGCAGAACGGGGACGATGCGGCTCGTGTGGGATTGGACACCGGAAGCGTAGGCCGTTTCGATACAGCTTTCTTCGAGAACTTGAGGAATGGTAGAGGTGTTCTTGAGTCTGATCAGAAGTTATGGACTGATGCCTCTACCAAAACTTATGTTCAAAAGTTTTTGGGCGTTAGAGGATTGCTTGGATTGAAGTTCAATGTGGAATTTGGCAGGTCCATGGTGAAAATGAGTAATATTGGTGTTAAAACAGGCACTGAGGGTGAGATTCGCAGGGTTTGTTCGGCTATTAATTAA